One window from the genome of Cydia fagiglandana chromosome 21, ilCydFagi1.1, whole genome shotgun sequence encodes:
- the LOC134675331 gene encoding uncharacterized protein LOC134675331, giving the protein MGHLPAIILLVCFIRTFGEHLSRNKEDSLNEILTVESKLQNNDAALEHKRFARHAEMENTVTEPIINHLMKELARRYPQAKKQPKSLKKVIRNLKQKLEIYVHMKKPLRTRVPEGINGNKGKKGRKMKRIRKVKKNRQKQQRVIDTGYKQRLL; this is encoded by the exons ATGGGACATCTACCAGCTATTATCTTGTTAGTTTGTTTCATCCGCACTTTTGGTGAACATTTGTCAAGAAACAAA GAGGATTCATTGAATGAGATATTGACGGTCGAGtctaaattacaaaataatgacGCGGCTTTGGAGCATAAAAGA TTTGCCCGTCACGCGGAAATGGAAAACACAGTGACAGAACCCATAATCAATCATCTCATGAAAGAACTAGCGCGACGCTACCCCCAGGCGAAGAAACAGCCCAAATCATTGAAAAAGGTCATCAGAAATCTCAAGCAGAAACTCGAAATCTATGTTCACATGAAGAAACCACTACGCACGAGAGTACCTGAAGGAATTAATGGAAATAAAGGAAAGAAAGGAAGAAAAATGAAAAGGATACGTAAAGTGAAGAAAAATAGACAGAAACAACAACGTGTTATCGATACGGGTTATAAGCAACGACTGCTGtga